DNA from Clostridia bacterium:
ACCGCCCCCGGGCCCGCGGGGGCCGCCGGGGGGCCGGGCCGCGGCGGCGCGCGGGGGCGGCGCCGCCCCCCCCCGCGAGGGCCGCGCCACGGTCACCATCGCACACTGGGGGAGGGCCTCCGTGCACCTGCTTTTGCAGACGGTCATGCTCGGCGTGCTGATCGGCGGCGTGTACGCGCTCCTGGCGTCCGGGCTGACCCTCATCTTCGGCGTCATGGGAATCATCAACGTGGCCCAGGGCGCGCTGCTGATCCTTTCCGCGTACATCGTGTGGGTGGTGTGGGGGGCCACCGGCCTGGACCCGATGTGGATCAGCGGGGTGATGGGGCCGGTCATGTTCGCGGTCGGCTACGCCCTGTACCGCCTGCTCATCGCTCGGGTGCGCGGGTCGCACGCCACCATGTCGGTGCTCCTGACGTTCGCCATCGCGGTCACCTTGGAAGGCATCATGGGACTTGTCTGGACGGGGAACTTCCGCTCGGTCACCCCGCCTTACTTCTCCAAGTCCCTCCGCGTCGGCGAGTTCTTCTTCCCGACTGCGCAAGTTTACGGCTCCGTCACGGCCGTGGCGGTGTTGCTTCTTTTGTACCTCGTGCTCTCCAGGACCAAGGCGGGCCGGGCGATCCGCGCGACGGCGCAGAACCGGCTGGCCGCGCAGCTCGTCGGGGTCGACGCTGACCGCGTCGCGGCCTTCACATTCGCCCTGGGCGCGGCCACGGCGGGCGTCGGCGGGGCGATCCTCAGCGTACTCTACCCGTTCGCTCCCGGTTCGCACTACCTATGGATCTCGCGGCTGCTCGGCATCATCGTGCTCGGCGGCATGGGCAGCCTGCCGGGAGCGGCCGCCGGCGCCGTGATCCTCGGCGTCGCGGAGACGCTCACGTCGACGTACATCTCGCTGAAGTGGGCGACGGTCGTGTTCTACGCCGTCATCTTCGTGGTGCTCCTCATCCGGCCGCAGGGGCTCCTGGGCACGCGGCTCCGAGAGGATGTGCAGGCATGAAGGCGCCCTCCTCGCTCGGGCGACTCGGCCCGTGGGCCGTGCTCGCCGGCATCGCGCTCCTTGCGGCGCTGCCGGCGGTCATGCACAACCAGTACTACCAGAACATGCTCCTGCTGACGTTCCTATTCTGCGTCCTCGGCAACGGCTGGAACATCATGGCCGGCTACGCGGGGTACGTCTCGCTGGGGCAGAGCGCGTTCCTGGGGATCGGCGCGTACACGGCGGCCATCCTCGCCGTGCGGTGGCACGTCTCGCCGTTCCTCGTCGCACCGCTGGGCGGCGTGGCGGCGGCGCTTTTCGCCCTCGTGGTGGGGCTCGTCGTGCTGCGCACGCGCGGCCACTCCTTCGTGATCATCACCATCGCGTTCCTGTTCATCATGCAGATCGTGGCGCTCAACTGGTCCGGGCTGACGAACGGCTCCACGGGCATCACCCTGCCGCTGCCGCCGTTCCATAAGCCGTGGCAGACGGCGCCGTTCTACTGGTACATGCTCGCGCTGGCGGCGCTGTCCCTCTGGATGTCGGCGTGGATCCGCCGGACGAAGTTCGGCATGGGCCTGATCGCGATCCGCGAGGACGAGGACAAGGCGGGCGCAGTCGGGATCAACACGACGATCTACAAGGTGACGGCGTTCATGGCGAGCGTCTTCCTGACCGGCGTCGCCGGCGGCGTGTACGCGTACTACCTCACGTTCATCGACCCGATCGGCATGTTCAGCATTCTTGTCAGCGTGCAGACCGTCCTCGCGGCGATGCTCGGCGGGCGGGGCACGGTGTGGGGCCCGGTCCTGGGCGCGTTCATCCTGGAGCCGCTGAACGAGGCATCGTACGCCTACTTCGGCAGCAACCAGTCCCATCTCATCGTGTTCGGCGTGGCGATGATCCTCATCGTGCTGTTCCTGCCGCGCGGCATCATCCCCACCATCGGCGACTGGTGGACGGCGAGGACGGCGGCGGTGCGGGCTGCGTCCGGCCGGGCGCAGGCCGCGGCCGCGGGAGAGGGGGATCCCGCATGAACGCGATCCTTCGCGTGGAGCGGCTGAACAAGCGCTTCGGCGGCGTGCACGCGGTGCGCGACTGCTCGTTCGACGTCCGCGAGGGCACCATCACCGGCCTC
Protein-coding regions in this window:
- a CDS encoding branched-chain amino acid ABC transporter permease — protein: MKAPSSLGRLGPWAVLAGIALLAALPAVMHNQYYQNMLLLTFLFCVLGNGWNIMAGYAGYVSLGQSAFLGIGAYTAAILAVRWHVSPFLVAPLGGVAAALFALVVGLVVLRTRGHSFVIITIAFLFIMQIVALNWSGLTNGSTGITLPLPPFHKPWQTAPFYWYMLALAALSLWMSAWIRRTKFGMGLIAIREDEDKAGAVGINTTIYKVTAFMASVFLTGVAGGVYAYYLTFIDPIGMFSILVSVQTVLAAMLGGRGTVWGPVLGAFILEPLNEASYAYFGSNQSHLIVFGVAMILIVLFLPRGIIPTIGDWWTARTAAVRAASGRAQAAAAGEGDPA
- a CDS encoding branched-chain amino acid ABC transporter permease; protein product: MHLLLQTVMLGVLIGGVYALLASGLTLIFGVMGIINVAQGALLILSAYIVWVVWGATGLDPMWISGVMGPVMFAVGYALYRLLIARVRGSHATMSVLLTFAIAVTLEGIMGLVWTGNFRSVTPPYFSKSLRVGEFFFPTAQVYGSVTAVAVLLLLYLVLSRTKAGRAIRATAQNRLAAQLVGVDADRVAAFTFALGAATAGVGGAILSVLYPFAPGSHYLWISRLLGIIVLGGMGSLPGAAAGAVILGVAETLTSTYISLKWATVVFYAVIFVVLLIRPQGLLGTRLREDVQA